In Macadamia integrifolia cultivar HAES 741 unplaced genomic scaffold, SCU_Mint_v3 scaffold2491, whole genome shotgun sequence, the genomic window tttttgaatttttcattgcTGTTTTAATGATTATACCAATTTATATCTCATATTTCTCACATATCTGAATTTATAAAGAATGTTCCATGCTTCGTTTCAGGGTTTTTTGAGgccataatatattttttttaaaaaccaaaCAAGAGTTGGCTAGGAAGAACATTGCAGAATTATGGATGTGGATGAAGCGTTGGCATCTTCCATTGAAGCAAAGCTTCATCCTAAGCCTCCATTCTCCTCTCGAGCTTGTATCTTCAGAGTTCCCCACATATTCTCTCGACAAAGAGACGGTGCTTTTGCACCTAATATAGTATCAATTGGCCCCTTTCACCATGGTCATGAAAATCTTAAGAACATGGAAAAATACAAGCTATGGTATTTGCATGGCCTCCTCTCTCGTACCCCAACTCCACAGACAAGTTTAAAGATATTCACTAAAGCCATTCGGCAGTTGGAGGAACGTGCACGTGAGTGTTATGCAGAACAATTGATCAACCTTGACACAGATGAATTCGTGGAGATGATGTTAGTTGATGGTTGTTTCATCATAGAACTTTTCCGCAAGAAGGCAAATAGCATAGGAGGAGGACAAAGAGATGATCCCATATCAAGTACACCTTGGATGGACACTTACTTGCGAgttgatttgatgttgcttgaGAACCAAATCCCATGGTTTGTTCTTGAATATCTATTCAACCTTACTGTGTCTCCACTACAAAGTAGCCCTTCCCTAGCTGAGCTTGCACTTGGTTTCTTTAATACTTTGATGCCAATGACAGTTCCTGCCAAAGCAAGCTCTAGGCTTGAAACGAAGCATTTACTTGACCTTCTGCGGAACAGCATAATTTCAGTTACTACAGATATTGAGGTGAGTCAGGTGACACTGGAGAATGGGCATAGGGAACTGATTCCTAAAGTGACAGACCTTGTAGAGGCTGGAGTCAAATTCAGGAAGGGCAACCCTAAAGAAATACTGAATATAAGATTTGAAGATGGGGTGATGGAAATACCACCATTGTTAATTCGAGGAAGCACAGAATGTCTATTTAGGAGTCTCATTGCTTATGAACAGTGTTCTTCGCTAATGCCTAGCCAGATCACATCTTATGTTATGCTTTTGAACGTCTCATTAACTCATCAAAAGATGTGCAATTACTAAGGGACCAAGGTATATTAGAGAAGTGTTTGGGAACTGCAGAAGATGGGTCTCTTTTCTTTAGCAGGGTTTTGAAAGGTGTTATTCTCCGCAAGTTTTATTATGGGGGAATTTGCCAGAAAGTGAATGCTTATTATAGAACTAGCTATAGTGGCTACTGTTTTTGGTAAATGAAGAGTGACCACTTTAACAACCCAAGTGGACAATATATAATTTGCTTCATTGGGGCTATTGTACTGTTTGCTTATATTTGATTTAATCAGTTCGTCAAACTAGCTccctctttccattttttttttttttccttatctaTGATTTGATTATATAGCAGTGAGGCTCAACCAAGCAAGTATTTGAAGCTATTGCCTGAACTTTCCTACTATCTGGGTTCGtagtgaaagaaataaaatcttgaatgatattttttgaaaaataccaCAACCTAAGAGGCTATTTGTTAACAAAAAGAGAAGTGActaattccatttctttgattaTGACCTTAGGTAGTAGAAAAGTTCTTACAACCCAAGTAGCAGCAAAATTATTTTCATACCATGTATGGGAATTGGGACTTGGGAGAGAgtaagtgtttgagatttaaaatgtaaccgcaagcgtacagatcagtgtagctacgggtcgaacacagggagagcagccactttatttttttatttcttttaataatgcgaaagtgaaccgattaatgattgtgatctaattctaattactgtcctaaacatatgtatctaaaataacgtcctaaccattcgtcatctaagaatttaaagatgcaagccacgcaattaaaattaaataaataaataactaaaaataaacaacccacgcaattaaaaaataaataaataaataatgctgaaataaaaataaagtaaaagaaaggggataaagctagagagcgactcacaagtaggtttctctacttagcccaagggatgcatcataatatgagcttctctacttgaccagagagtcactcttacaagggttactttacttgactttagggaaagggagacaattaaaataaaaacaataaattgatggtcctatggctaggaggggcaaagccaacacatacactagccatgaaccttgggggaaagggatagcaataatgtaacgactgaaaataaaaatcctaaattaagaaagaaagggtagtcagaagagagaatgagaggggggaaagaagactactgaaggagcctacttacttgaatcaatgcttgaacttgaaaaacaattgctccatggctcgtgatcttgtcacctagatctaagcctagaactataacttaaaaaattacaactcaattgcataaatcataaacataaaaaggctgaataagaataaaagagtgcttgcgttaattgacataaaaaaaactattacaaaagtgattaaagcaaaaatagagaagaactagaactaaagagagagcaagagaaagagagagcaactaaaaaaaaactagaagaagaatgaattgtcttccctcctcttacatgagttatatttatagggaatggggaggtagggtaacaattttctctttcctaaaagagataaacccacaattgattgtgagatcttttgagtccaaaagtgctaaggtggaggagagagaagagagaaataaatttcctatatttttttttgcttattttctttccttttttttttcctaatttttttttcttctttttctctctcctagggacgattttcttcttctttgtgtgatttggacaatatttggtgacaatgtggaggagagagaagatttggacaatctttggttctccccttttttttctctttcctttttttcttctcctcttctttcttccacgattttcctttcctttttttatttttttcttcttgcttccacgattttccttgcttctaatttgatgtggaaatcccctccatgcccttagtgctttaagtgagtgaaaagcaggaaatcttcaacaaaattctctaaaaaaaaacaaccatgagattcaaacttgagaccttttggtgagcaagggaattttgtacaccatagctcaccaactacactaggtagttgttgttaccaaaaatgaatcttcaatcacttaaggatgtggtccatcgatccttgttggcatttggaatattccttgtacctctaggacaactgcaaatgggctggttctgcatctcagttcagttctaatccattattctttttctgacccgaaaagaataatcatttgtacgggtgaccaaacgaatgtgtacttttaattgaacacgtccatcttgctcagaatttcgtcctcttcgcaaccatgaaaagaaatatgacctctttacgtgtaaaattgaagatatagcgcccgataatccttaaggccttgaaaatataaaacctgcaaaaagagagtaaaacccaaggtagctccattctaaatatgtaaaatgcatgttttactaccctagatttcacacataaatgtgctcatcagaattcccctacacttagactttgctagtcctcgagcaaaacaaaaagaaaaagaataaagataaaaaaaactaactcactttcgtaggaatcacggttgcacttagcatgtgcaacaagcctttaaacccctaagtcacccctagtggacgagttgtgtctcgtgggtgtttgcagtgaatatacacccaaaattcagaataaataaatcccaactttggctaaaggtaaggctcataccgatccagagcaaagataatttctcttacaagggacccccacacttgaacttttattaccctttatcaattccaggcactagcatatttcttaatttggaactcacctcgtctcttccaaaacatctttatcttaaggcaaaaccacttgtgaagaaatagggaaccaatgactaaggcgttagagtgtttttgaccgaacatgttaccaagcaataatgacatttgcacatttttttctcctttttttttcactaataaactctattctactccactacttttggcttgaatgacatggtggagcaaacaccagacacccaagttactatgtagcttcgctttttgcatatgcccacaaagacagtgatgctagagttacttcagaagtttcctcccaaggaatttcgatcaagacgccacgcttcctgaggcgcaatgccctgtctagttccaaaggaatcaactcttattcttctttataccacatttctcatttcatttaaaattgtgcatttgtcaacccatgccaaattaaaaagaaggtctcaactccaaatcaaaagtacaaggaacccacagacttacatatggtccatcaccataaaacaagggtctcttatttttcaaaagaaagtcccatctcaagacacatgcttgtttctttcttctcaacagggttttatacgttcaaaatgggtaccttaatcaaaacttttattttcatacatcaagcaactgaatggtctgatcattacccaaaagccaaagtaggacttcatccttagcaagctcaaaaataaaaagaaaaacaaacaaaacaaagtgaaagaaaaaaaacaaaaactggtttccctcccccacacttaagtcatgcaatgtcctcaatgcatggaaagaattaaaaacaaagataatgcaagggggtcatacctgattaaaaattagtcatcagtgtaaaaaggttcatggagatccatgacctcttcactgctagtagtaggaaactcgaggaacggtttcaaacgctgaccattaaccttcgaaattacccctgttcctggattcaaaatctccacagccccatggggatatacattatggacaataaatgggccatcccatcgggatctaagcttaccagggaaaagatgcaatcgtgagttgtacaataagaccttatcaccaattgtaaaagatttgcgcagaatgtgcttatcatggaaagctttggtcttttccttgtaaatcttagaactttcataggcatcattcctaagttcctccaactcaaatagttggagcctacggtgaattcccgcatcagacaaatcaaagttgagcttcttgatggcccaaaaggccttatgctccaactcaactggtaagtgacaagctttcccatacaccaaacggtagggagactggccaaggtcagtcttgaatgcagtacgatgggcccacaaggcattaatgagcctaagggaccaatccttacggttgggattaacaattttctccaagatttgtttgatctgcctattagacacctccacttggccactagtttgggggtgataaggggtagataacttatgagtgaccccatactttttcactaaggcctcaaaataccgattacaaaaatgagtacccctatcactaattattgcacgtggtgcaccaaagcgggaaaaaatgttctctttgagaaactggaccaccactttgtggtcattagatttacaaggtatggcctctatccatttagaaacataatcaacggccaaaagtatgtacaaattcccaaaggaattagggaatggtcccataaaatcgatgccccatacatcaaagatctcaactaccaaaatagggttgaggggcatcatgttccttttattgatacggccaaaagactggcaggcaagGCAAGcctgcaaaaatcaaaagcatctctaaaaagagtgggccaataaaatccgcattggagaacctttgcggcagtcttcttaggtccaaagtgtccaccacatgcatgatcatgacaaaaagagagaatggaatgttgctcatgatcaggaacacatcgtcggataatctgatccggacatatcttaaacaaataaggatcatcccagaaaaagtgcttaacttgggaatgaaacctatacttatcttgggtggaccagtgatccggagtcacacctgaaactaagaagttgacaatgtcagcaaaacatggttcactggacattgcaaataattgttcatctggaaagttctcgttgactggagaatcaacagtcaaggaattgggaagccgggataaatggtctgcaactaggttttcaactcctttcttatccctaatgtctaaatcaaactcttgcaaaagtaaaacccacctaatgagacgggctttggcatccttcttctgaactaggtatctgagggcagaatgatcagtatacaccaccacatgtgaaccaactaagtaagaccgaaacttttctaatgcaaacacaacagctaaaaattatttttcagtggttgtataattgagttgtgcatcatttaaggtcctactagcatagtaaatgacagtggacaacttattaatcctttgaaccaaaactgctcctatggcaaaattcgaagcatcacacatcagttcaaaaggttcagtccaaacaggtggttgaacaatgggtgcattggtcaactccttcttaagttgcttgaaggattctaggcactctttggaaaactcaaaagtctgatctttgacaagtaatgaggtgagagattgggctaactgactaaagttcttaataaaccttctgtagaagcctgcatgccctagaaaagaccgaacatccttaacagattgaggaggtggtaaattatcaattaaatccactttcgctttatctaccttaattccctcattggatattacatggcctaaaacaataccagatt contains:
- the LOC122066610 gene encoding UPF0481 protein At3g47200-like, whose amino-acid sequence is MDVDEALASSIEAKLHPKPPFSSRACIFRVPHIFSRQRDGAFAPNIVSIGPFHHGHENLKNMEKYKLWYLHGLLSRTPTPQTSLKIFTKAIRQLEERARECYAEQLINLDTDEFVEMMLVDGCFIIELFRKKANSIGGGQRDDPISSTPWMDTYLRVDLMLLENQIPWFVLEYLFNLTVSPLQSSPSLAELALGFFNTLMPMTVPAKASSRLETKHLLDLLRNSIISVTTDIEVSQVTLENGHRELIPKVTDLVEAGVKFRKGNPKEILNIRFEDGVMEIPPLLIRGSTECLFRSLIAYEQCSSLMPSQITSYVMLLNVSLTHQKMCNY